Proteins co-encoded in one Burkholderiales bacterium genomic window:
- the dnaB gene encoding replicative DNA helicase, which produces MIQVVSQAVHDEQVDVIKLPPHSIDAEQSVLGGLLLDNEALDKVADLIVEADFYRHDHRLIYRHISKLIQNNKPADALTVADSLENSAELADAGGHEYVEALAQNTPSAANIRRYAEIVRDRAILRKLAAVGTEITESAYNPLGREATDLLNESEAKVFQIAEAGARGQIGFAEIQPLLTQVVERIDTLYNRNDPSGITGIPTGFADLDEKTSGLQPGDLIVIAGRPSMGKTSLALNITEHVGVDLRLPVAVFSMEMSGAQVVMRMMGSVGRLDQHKVRTGKLQDEDWQKLTHAVGKLNEAAIFIDESGALTAPQVQARARRLRRQCGGLGLIVVDYLQLMSASGEGENRATEISQISRSLKALAKELNVPVVALSQLNRGLELRPNKRPIMSDLRESGAIEQDADLILFIYRDEVYNPETTKEKGMAEIIIGKQRNGPIGTVPLTFLPEYTRFENYASTGSSY; this is translated from the coding sequence ATGATCCAGGTCGTTTCCCAGGCAGTGCACGATGAGCAAGTGGATGTCATCAAGCTGCCGCCGCATTCGATTGATGCGGAACAATCGGTGCTGGGCGGACTACTCCTGGATAACGAGGCGCTGGACAAGGTGGCGGATCTCATCGTCGAGGCCGATTTTTACCGCCATGACCACCGGCTGATTTACCGGCACATTTCCAAACTGATTCAGAACAACAAACCGGCCGACGCGCTGACCGTTGCCGATTCGCTGGAAAACAGCGCGGAGCTTGCCGACGCCGGCGGGCACGAGTACGTCGAAGCGCTGGCGCAGAATACGCCCTCCGCCGCCAACATCCGCCGCTACGCCGAAATCGTGCGCGACCGGGCTATCTTGCGTAAGCTCGCTGCCGTAGGCACCGAGATTACTGAGAGCGCCTACAATCCTTTAGGGCGCGAAGCCACCGATTTGCTCAACGAATCGGAAGCGAAAGTGTTCCAGATTGCGGAAGCGGGCGCGCGCGGGCAGATTGGTTTTGCCGAAATCCAGCCGCTCCTCACCCAAGTGGTGGAACGGATTGACACGCTCTACAACCGTAACGATCCCAGCGGTATCACCGGCATTCCGACCGGCTTTGCCGACCTCGACGAGAAGACTTCCGGCTTGCAGCCGGGTGATCTCATCGTCATTGCCGGGCGCCCAAGCATGGGCAAGACCTCACTCGCGCTTAACATCACCGAGCATGTCGGAGTTGATCTGCGCCTGCCGGTCGCGGTGTTCAGCATGGAAATGTCGGGCGCGCAAGTGGTGATGCGCATGATGGGTTCAGTCGGTCGTCTCGACCAGCACAAGGTACGCACCGGAAAACTGCAGGACGAGGACTGGCAGAAGCTCACCCACGCCGTGGGCAAGCTCAATGAAGCTGCGATATTTATAGACGAGAGCGGTGCGCTTACCGCCCCGCAGGTGCAGGCGCGGGCGCGCCGGCTGCGCCGCCAGTGCGGCGGACTTGGACTCATCGTGGTTGATTACCTGCAGCTCATGTCGGCGAGCGGCGAAGGGGAAAACCGCGCCACTGAAATTTCGCAGATTTCACGTTCACTGAAAGCACTGGCGAAAGAATTGAACGTGCCAGTGGTCGCGCTTTCGCAGCTTAACCGTGGGCTGGAGCTGCGGCCGAACAAGCGCCCCATCATGTCGGACCTGCGCGAATCCGGCGCGATTGAGCAGGATGCCGACCTGATACTCTTTATTTACCGCGATGAAGTCTACAATCCGGAAACAACCAAAGAGAAAGGGATGGCGGAAATTATCATCGGCAAGCAACGCAATGGT